One genomic window of Vibrio parahaemolyticus includes the following:
- a CDS encoding MFS transporter, whose protein sequence is MSSDRQPSLLTQRKFLPYFVTQFFGAFNDNIFKNVLLLFVAFAGSSALPISSNLFINLAAGLFILPFFLFSASAGVLADKYEKSWFIRKVKLFEIAIMLLGAVGFITESYGVLLLLLFLMGTQSAFFGPVKYALLPQELNAKELVPGNALVEAGTFIAILIGTLGAGIIASADNAKYLAAFCVVLFALLGYLSSRSIPFAAASAPELKFRWRPYQQTKHTLAIAKSDRIVFQCIMAISWFWFLGAAYLTQFPNFTKVYLNGTESAVSFLLALFSVGIALGSLACNWISNHRIEVGIVPIGALGITIFGYLMATSVPTELPEFANFIEFVRFEPFWPLFFYLLMIGASGGLFIVPLYALMQHRAKETERAQVIAGLNIFNSLFMVGSAILGIICLSVVEMSIPQLFALLAVLNFLVAAYIFLQIPIFVVRFAMWMLTHTIYRVKHKNLHNLPEHGGALIVCNHVSYMDALLLSAVCPRLIRFVMEEDYANLPPLRRFLRRAGVIPISASNRSSIRRAFNDVEKALNEGHIVCIFPEGRLTSDGEMNDFMRGIDIILRRSPVPVIPMALKGLWGSYFSRAKGRACRGLPTRFWSKLEIEAGEPVDPSSATAQTMFEKVHALRGDWR, encoded by the coding sequence ATGTCATCCGACAGACAGCCGTCCTTGCTTACGCAAAGAAAGTTCCTGCCCTATTTTGTTACTCAGTTTTTTGGCGCTTTCAACGACAACATTTTTAAAAACGTTTTGTTGCTGTTTGTCGCTTTCGCTGGTTCTAGCGCATTACCCATTTCTAGTAACTTATTCATAAACTTAGCAGCTGGCTTATTCATTCTTCCATTCTTCCTTTTTTCTGCCTCTGCTGGAGTTTTGGCGGATAAATACGAGAAATCGTGGTTTATTCGCAAAGTAAAACTGTTTGAAATCGCTATCATGCTGCTAGGCGCCGTTGGCTTTATAACAGAAAGCTATGGTGTCTTACTTCTGCTGCTTTTCTTAATGGGTACGCAATCCGCGTTCTTCGGCCCCGTCAAGTACGCGCTTCTTCCTCAGGAATTAAACGCTAAGGAACTGGTACCGGGCAATGCCTTGGTTGAAGCCGGGACATTTATCGCCATTCTTATCGGCACGCTCGGTGCAGGCATTATTGCTTCTGCTGACAACGCGAAATATCTGGCCGCTTTCTGCGTGGTTCTATTTGCCCTGCTCGGTTACTTATCCAGTCGCTCGATTCCATTTGCTGCGGCAAGTGCCCCTGAACTTAAATTCCGTTGGCGACCTTATCAGCAAACTAAGCACACGCTGGCGATCGCGAAATCCGATCGCATCGTATTTCAATGCATCATGGCCATCAGTTGGTTTTGGTTTCTCGGTGCTGCATATCTTACTCAGTTCCCAAACTTCACCAAGGTCTATCTGAACGGTACAGAAAGCGCCGTATCTTTCTTACTTGCCCTCTTCTCAGTAGGGATTGCTCTAGGCTCACTGGCTTGCAACTGGATCTCAAATCATCGAATCGAAGTGGGCATCGTGCCAATCGGTGCCTTAGGCATCACCATCTTCGGTTACTTAATGGCGACATCAGTACCAACTGAGCTACCTGAGTTCGCAAACTTCATTGAATTTGTTCGTTTCGAGCCTTTCTGGCCACTGTTTTTCTATCTGCTCATGATAGGAGCATCGGGCGGATTATTTATCGTCCCACTGTATGCCTTAATGCAGCACCGAGCGAAGGAGACTGAACGAGCGCAAGTGATAGCAGGTCTGAATATCTTTAACTCGCTATTTATGGTGGGCAGCGCGATCCTTGGCATTATATGCCTAAGCGTAGTAGAGATGAGTATTCCACAATTGTTTGCGCTTCTTGCAGTGCTTAATTTCTTAGTCGCGGCATATATCTTTCTACAAATCCCGATTTTTGTGGTTCGCTTTGCAATGTGGATGCTCACGCACACCATCTATCGTGTTAAACACAAAAATCTGCACAACTTACCTGAGCATGGTGGTGCATTGATTGTGTGCAATCATGTGAGCTACATGGATGCCCTGTTACTGAGTGCCGTATGCCCTCGTTTGATTCGCTTTGTGATGGAAGAAGATTACGCCAACCTGCCGCCGCTAAGACGCTTTTTACGCCGTGCTGGCGTGATACCAATTTCTGCTAGCAACCGAAGTTCTATTCGTCGAGCATTTAACGACGTCGAAAAAGCTCTCAATGAAGGCCATATTGTCTGTATCTTCCCTGAAGGGCGATTGACCTCCGATGGCGAAATGAACGACTTCATGCGTGGCATCGACATTATTCTGCGTCGAAGCCCAGTACCTGTGATTCCGATGGCATTGAAAGGATTGTGGGGTAGTTATTTTAGCCGCGCTAAAGGACGAGCATGCAGAGGGCTCCCGACTCGCTTCTGGTCCAAATTGGAAATTGAAGCTGGCGAACCGGTAGATCCTAGCTCAGCCACCGCACAAACTATGTTCGAAAAAGTACACGCATTGCGCGGAGATTGGCGATAA
- the menC gene encoding o-succinylbenzoate synthase: MRKAKIYRYCLPMDSGVILRDNKLTERIGYIVELSDGENTGLGEVAPLFGFSLESTEEAGIQLQEQAERWVAGIPVDYANMYPSVAFGLSMAQLELEGGLPTQGKYQTAPLCTGDPDELIPKLNEMEGEKVAKVKVGLYEPIRDGMLVNLFLESIPQLTLRLDANRAWTPEKAQQFAKYITPSLRQRITFLEEPCRAPGDSMSFAINTGIAIAWDETLQDAVRREDFSLEDLTGVKAIIIKPTLIGSVDFCIKLIEKAKALGMKAVISSSIESSLGLNQLARLAQWQLPDEVPGLDTIGLFKAQLEQGWPKCELPVLPLSEQELVWHSA, from the coding sequence ATGCGTAAAGCAAAGATTTACCGTTACTGCCTTCCAATGGACAGTGGCGTAATACTGCGTGATAACAAGCTGACGGAACGCATCGGCTACATTGTTGAGCTATCTGATGGCGAGAACACGGGATTAGGTGAAGTCGCACCGCTTTTTGGTTTTAGCTTGGAAAGTACCGAAGAGGCTGGCATTCAGTTACAAGAACAGGCTGAACGCTGGGTCGCGGGTATACCGGTTGATTATGCCAATATGTATCCTTCGGTTGCGTTTGGCTTATCTATGGCTCAATTGGAGTTAGAAGGTGGTTTGCCGACGCAAGGCAAATATCAAACTGCTCCACTGTGTACGGGCGATCCCGATGAGTTGATTCCAAAACTCAACGAGATGGAAGGCGAGAAAGTGGCAAAAGTGAAAGTGGGTCTGTATGAGCCCATTCGCGACGGCATGCTTGTGAATCTCTTCCTTGAATCTATCCCTCAATTAACGCTTCGACTGGATGCGAACCGCGCTTGGACTCCCGAAAAAGCGCAGCAGTTTGCTAAGTACATTACACCGTCTCTTCGCCAACGAATTACGTTTTTGGAAGAGCCATGCCGAGCTCCAGGCGACAGCATGTCTTTTGCCATTAATACTGGTATCGCGATTGCTTGGGATGAAACGCTGCAAGATGCCGTTCGTCGAGAAGACTTTAGCCTTGAAGATCTGACAGGCGTGAAAGCGATCATTATCAAACCGACATTAATCGGCTCCGTCGATTTCTGCATTAAATTGATCGAAAAAGCAAAAGCGTTAGGAATGAAAGCGGTGATCAGCTCAAGCATTGAGTCGAGCCTTGGCTTGAACCAATTAGCACGTTTGGCGCAATGGCAGTTGCCTGATGAAGTTCCTGGTTTGGACACTATCGGGTTGTTCAAAGCGCAGCTAGAGCAAGGTTGGCCAAAGTGCGAACTTCCTGTGCTTCCTTTGTCTGAGCAGGAGTTAGTGTGGCATTCAGCATAG
- a CDS encoding YeiH family protein, with protein sequence MNRKYIPFGLALLFCLTPFVSSPIALVIGFLLASFGLVPTELPIASFTKKLLSYSIIGLGFGINFEQALSVTSDGIGLIIATIVGTLVIGSLIAKVIKLETTTAYLISSGTAICGGSAIAAVAPAIRAKDEQIGLALATVFVLNSLALFIFPVIGHALNLDQHTFGTWAAIAIHDTSSVVGAASAYGEEALTTATTLKLARALWIIPVALISAVIFSRGNKENGSKKLVIPYFIFWYCAAIAFSDFFPQLEVVYHGIFTIAKQALVVCLFLIGCSISISKLKSSGPKPLLFGVTLWVLISTTSLSWLVLR encoded by the coding sequence TTGAACAGAAAGTACATCCCCTTTGGACTGGCACTGCTTTTTTGCTTAACTCCTTTTGTGTCATCCCCTATTGCACTTGTTATTGGCTTCTTACTTGCCAGCTTTGGCTTAGTTCCTACTGAGTTACCCATCGCCTCTTTCACCAAAAAACTGCTTTCTTATTCTATTATCGGTTTAGGGTTTGGTATCAATTTTGAACAGGCATTGTCTGTCACGTCAGATGGTATCGGGCTAATTATCGCTACGATTGTCGGCACACTCGTCATTGGCTCACTCATCGCCAAAGTAATCAAACTCGAAACGACGACTGCGTATCTCATTTCATCCGGAACTGCGATATGTGGTGGCAGCGCAATTGCTGCGGTCGCACCAGCAATCAGAGCCAAAGATGAACAAATAGGTTTGGCACTCGCTACCGTTTTTGTACTCAACTCTCTAGCGTTGTTCATCTTCCCCGTCATTGGTCATGCGTTAAACCTAGACCAACACACCTTTGGGACGTGGGCGGCAATTGCGATTCATGATACTTCGTCTGTTGTTGGCGCTGCCTCTGCCTACGGTGAAGAGGCACTGACAACTGCAACCACGCTCAAACTGGCGCGAGCCTTGTGGATCATTCCTGTTGCTTTGATTAGCGCCGTGATTTTCTCACGTGGGAACAAAGAGAACGGTTCGAAAAAGTTAGTGATTCCTTACTTCATTTTCTGGTATTGCGCAGCCATCGCCTTTAGTGATTTCTTCCCACAACTTGAGGTGGTGTATCACGGTATTTTTACCATTGCGAAGCAAGCTCTGGTGGTGTGCTTATTCTTGATAGGATGTAGTATTTCGATTTCGAAACTGAAATCTTCGGGCCCTAAACCGCTGTTGTTTGGTGTGACTTTATGGGTATTAATTTCCACCACGTCACTAAGCTGGCTAGTACTTAGATAA
- the menB gene encoding 1,4-dihydroxy-2-naphthoyl-CoA synthase, with translation MAKTVGISEEELYAPVQWKDCGEKYEDIHYHKSEDGIAKITIARPQVRNAFRPQTVKEMIDALADARYDSGVGVIILTGLGEDAFCSGGDQKIRGDYGGYKDDQGTHHLNVLDFQRDIRTCPKPVIASVAGWAVGGGHVLHMMCDLTIAADNAQFGQTGPKVGSFDGGWGASYMARIVGQKKAREIWFLCRFYNAQEALDMGLVNTVVPLEDLEKETVRWCREVLQHSPMALRCLKAALNADCDGQAGLQELAGNATMMFYMTDEGQEGRNAFNEKRRPDFDKFPRNP, from the coding sequence ATGGCTAAAACAGTAGGCATTTCTGAAGAAGAACTTTACGCTCCGGTTCAATGGAAAGATTGCGGCGAGAAATACGAGGATATTCATTACCACAAGTCTGAAGATGGTATCGCGAAAATTACCATTGCACGCCCTCAAGTGCGTAACGCGTTCCGCCCTCAAACGGTAAAAGAGATGATTGATGCGTTGGCAGATGCACGCTACGACTCAGGTGTTGGCGTTATCATCCTAACTGGCTTGGGTGAAGATGCATTCTGTTCTGGTGGTGACCAGAAGATTCGTGGCGACTACGGCGGTTACAAAGATGACCAAGGTACGCATCACCTAAACGTATTGGACTTCCAACGTGATATTCGTACGTGTCCAAAACCTGTTATTGCTTCCGTAGCGGGTTGGGCTGTTGGCGGCGGTCATGTACTGCACATGATGTGTGACCTAACAATTGCAGCGGACAACGCGCAGTTTGGTCAAACGGGTCCTAAAGTGGGTTCATTTGATGGTGGTTGGGGCGCGTCTTACATGGCTCGTATCGTAGGCCAGAAGAAAGCACGCGAAATCTGGTTCCTATGTCGTTTCTACAACGCGCAAGAAGCGTTAGACATGGGCTTGGTCAACACGGTTGTGCCTCTAGAAGATCTAGAGAAAGAAACCGTTCGTTGGTGTCGTGAAGTTCTTCAGCATAGCCCAATGGCGCTACGCTGCCTGAAAGCGGCATTGAACGCGGATTGTGATGGTCAAGCTGGTCTTCAAGAGCTTGCGGGTAACGCAACGATGATGTTCTACATGACAGATGAAGGACAAGAAGGTCGTAACGCATTCAACGAGAAACGTCGCCCAGACTTCGACAAGTTCCCTCGTAACCCATAA
- the menH gene encoding 2-succinyl-6-hydroxy-2,4-cyclohexadiene-1-carboxylate synthase, with protein MLHSERLSPTEKHQSGDLPTLVFLHGLLGSGADWQACLDELTQFERVVIDLPGHGRSQFTKCNDLDDCCKLLNSTLSLLFPPQQPLILIGYSMGGRIAMHGLAGECFSDLNIVGAIVEGGNFGLQTESEIQSRLHNDQKWALRFESEPLERVLSDWYQQAVFSSLNHEQRQTLIAKRSANLGSAIANMLMATSLAKQAYLLPALQQQRIPIYYVCGAKDKKFSQLAQTSGLAYRQIEGAGHNVHQEQPKQFAMHIKQIIHSHFQ; from the coding sequence ATGCTTCACTCTGAGCGTCTCTCTCCAACTGAAAAACACCAAAGTGGTGATCTTCCCACTCTGGTGTTTTTGCATGGTCTTTTAGGAAGTGGTGCTGATTGGCAAGCTTGTTTGGATGAGCTGACTCAGTTTGAACGAGTCGTTATCGACCTTCCTGGTCATGGTCGCAGCCAGTTTACAAAGTGCAACGATCTCGATGATTGCTGCAAACTTCTTAATTCCACACTATCTTTATTATTTCCTCCGCAACAACCACTTATTTTGATTGGCTACTCAATGGGTGGAAGAATCGCAATGCACGGTCTTGCTGGTGAGTGCTTCTCAGATCTCAATATTGTCGGCGCGATTGTGGAAGGGGGAAACTTCGGGCTTCAAACAGAGTCAGAGATACAGTCAAGATTGCACAACGACCAAAAATGGGCACTGCGCTTCGAGAGTGAACCACTTGAACGTGTTTTGAGCGATTGGTATCAACAAGCGGTGTTTTCTTCACTAAACCATGAGCAAAGACAAACATTAATTGCCAAGCGAAGTGCTAATCTTGGCTCGGCAATTGCGAACATGTTGATGGCAACATCGTTAGCCAAGCAGGCGTATTTACTGCCCGCACTGCAACAACAGCGCATACCCATTTATTATGTGTGTGGCGCGAAAGACAAAAAATTTAGCCAACTGGCACAAACAAGCGGGTTGGCGTATCGACAAATTGAAGGCGCAGGACATAACGTTCATCAAGAGCAGCCAAAGCAGTTTGCGATGCACATTAAGCAAATAATTCATTCTCACTTTCAGTGA
- the menE gene encoding o-succinylbenzoate--CoA ligase yields the protein MAFSIEPFSTEHSAIPPWKYWAQTSPFSIALATPQETLNWQQLSLRVTQYAQSLLQQGVTRDDVVTLVGKNQVETVLFYLAAQQLGAITALTMPQPIEALQGKLCTLYGDHQTRFVWLTPECEFAYSSEEKAALNAIFLILPTVDTVVENTEDDYQHDRLASIVFTSGSTGAPKAVVHTHRQHLASAEGLLCEFTFHQQDTWLLSLPLYHVSGLAIVYRWLFVGATLKIGTGRLADDILAVSHASLVATQLKRLLDDDVELSLTHVLLGGSHVAHELAVRATEKGIETWLGYGMTEAASTVTAKQINDVSNAGHLLKNRKIKLVDERIYIGGQTLASGYFHQGQVTAFVDEDGWFDSKDLGAWQGDELKIIGRADNQFISGGENVHCEEIEAVLNQIPSVIQSIVVPVEDAEFGHRPIAVIQSEALVSQQEFEQYLRKKLEKFKWPIAYYLMPQALLEGGIKVSRKAVKEWLLYELDNQR from the coding sequence GTGGCATTCAGCATAGAGCCATTCTCTACAGAACATAGTGCGATTCCACCTTGGAAGTATTGGGCTCAAACGAGCCCTTTTTCTATTGCACTCGCAACACCTCAAGAAACATTGAATTGGCAACAGCTCTCGCTTCGTGTTACTCAATACGCGCAATCGCTCTTGCAGCAAGGTGTTACGCGCGATGATGTGGTGACTCTGGTAGGGAAGAACCAAGTTGAAACAGTATTGTTTTATTTAGCTGCGCAACAGTTAGGCGCTATCACCGCCTTGACTATGCCTCAGCCGATCGAGGCGCTACAAGGTAAGCTCTGCACACTGTACGGCGATCATCAAACGCGTTTTGTTTGGTTAACTCCGGAGTGTGAGTTCGCTTACTCTAGCGAAGAGAAAGCAGCATTAAATGCGATTTTTCTCATTTTGCCTACGGTAGATACCGTGGTTGAAAACACTGAGGACGACTATCAGCATGACAGGTTGGCTTCGATCGTGTTTACCTCAGGCTCAACGGGGGCGCCGAAAGCGGTGGTTCATACGCATCGACAGCACCTCGCTTCGGCAGAGGGATTACTTTGTGAGTTCACCTTCCATCAACAAGACACTTGGTTGTTGTCGCTTCCACTTTATCATGTTTCCGGCCTTGCGATTGTCTATCGCTGGTTGTTTGTTGGCGCAACATTGAAAATCGGCACGGGAAGACTGGCAGACGATATCCTCGCGGTTTCACACGCCTCTTTAGTGGCGACTCAACTTAAACGCTTGCTAGATGATGATGTTGAACTGTCACTGACGCACGTTTTGCTGGGGGGCAGTCATGTGGCTCATGAGTTGGCGGTAAGAGCCACAGAAAAAGGCATCGAAACGTGGTTAGGTTATGGTATGACCGAGGCTGCATCTACCGTTACGGCAAAACAGATCAATGACGTAAGCAATGCTGGGCATTTACTAAAAAATCGTAAGATTAAGTTGGTTGATGAGCGCATTTACATTGGTGGACAAACGCTAGCTTCAGGCTATTTTCACCAAGGTCAAGTGACGGCATTCGTGGACGAGGATGGTTGGTTCGACAGTAAGGATCTCGGTGCTTGGCAAGGAGATGAGTTAAAGATCATCGGTCGGGCCGATAATCAATTTATCTCAGGTGGAGAAAACGTTCACTGTGAGGAAATAGAAGCAGTATTGAACCAAATCCCAAGCGTCATTCAGAGCATTGTCGTGCCAGTCGAAGATGCTGAGTTCGGTCATCGTCCTATAGCCGTTATTCAATCAGAAGCGTTAGTGAGCCAACAGGAATTCGAGCAATACTTGCGGAAAAAGCTTGAGAAGTTTAAATGGCCAATCGCTTACTATTTGATGCCACAAGCCTTGTTAGAAGGTGGGATTAAAGTCTCGCGTAAAGCGGTAAAAGAGTGGCTGCTGTATGAGTTAGATAATCAACGTTAA